The Setaria viridis chromosome 2, Setaria_viridis_v4.0, whole genome shotgun sequence DNA window CATTTCCAGAAAAACGTCGTGCTACGAGGAAGAAACAGtttgatgaaagtaattgcCAAGAAGAAATTTTTGAATCTAAGAaggcttttgaagttgaatatttttttattttggttgatatggcgatcgcttctttgaagaagagatttgaagaactcatggtgtttaaagatatattcggatttttgatgagctcaagcactttgaagtcattaaatgataatgaacttgaagaatgttgcactaaatttgcaaaaaaacctttttcttttgatggttcacctgATGTTGAGGcatatgatcttatttctgaattaaagattataaaatTCACATTGCCAGATGGCGTAATGTCTGCTATGAAGATCTTTGAGCAtgtcagagatgtggattgttatcctaatgtctccattgcttaccgactcttatttactATGCTTGTGACTGTCGCAtcggctgaaagaagcttttcaaagttgaagttattgaggaactatttgaggtcaacaatgactgAAGAGAGTTTAAActgtttggcaacattatgcatcgagaagaaattgttggatgagattgacatcaaccctattataagtgactttgcatcgaggagtgttagaagaaacttttaaggtaatatgtataaataatttgatatgaatattgcttttagatacatttaaatatttattggtaatatttcatatatatttgttataatatttatattaaaggCCCCGATTTTTATTTTTGCCCCGGGTCTCCCAAATCTCAGAACCGGTCCTGGATGTTGTCAGTGCCTAGCGTTACAATCACAGTGCATCAGTGCCTTCTGATGTTCATTTGAATTAGATCTGAACATTAGAAGGCATGGCATGGCCTAAGCCTGATGATCATTTACGGCTAGGCGTGGCGCTAAATTTGTTGGCCAAACATAATGAAGCCGCcctgaaaaaaattaaattatcTATTTTCTATTGAAAATTGATGGGCACCCCGGCCGATTTAGATCCGATTTTGCAGGCTCGATGGAGTTGATGGGTAGGTTTAGGTGTGGACTTTAGGCCTGAAAGAAACCAAATTATTTATCCCCTCGGTCCAGTCCACATTATGCTCAagcctagtttttttttttttgaggggtgGTCAAGCCTAGTTAAAAATGCAGAGTTGTGGCGGTCTAAGTTGTTGGCAGGGTTGGCTGTGCATGATGAAGCTCGTCAAGGATAGCACAAGGTGACTTTCTTCCCCTATGCGTATAGAGGGAATCGTGGGTGCTGCCTCGAAGGACTAGCTCCCGTGGTTTGCTAGTTGGGAAACAATGACCTGCAAACGGACCCTAACTTGGGATCCTGCTCTGCTATAGCTGTTGACGTACAGTGTGATCATGGTGTGAGTTGTTAAATCAAGTTGTGTTGACGTTTTTTCACCAACACACGAAAGCACTCGAGCGTGCAGCACGCGGAGGAGCTCGATGCAGCACCTCTGCACAGGCCGGTCTAACCGGTTTCAaggaccagtctgaccggttgtCGGGCAAGCCGACGGTAGACCTTCGAACGCTCGTTCGGGAAGGATCCCGTCGGGACAGGCGCATGCAGGATTGCTTTAGGATCGGCAGGCCACCTAGAGCGCCTTTAGACGTCATCGAGACGAAGAAAGAACATCAAGTAGTAGATTGGAAAAGTTAGGgcaaaagaataaaggaaaagatacaaaatagtagattagtttttGTCGATTGGGTTGGATGCTCTCAATCGGCCgaatccctttatatttataggaaaGGGAGGTCTTCCCCACGCAAGAGTTGAAACCCTAATACAAATCATGCTAAATTACAACTCCTACACAAATTACATAGAGCCAGACCGGTCAAACCGGCCTGGGcagccggtctgaccggtttgccCGGGTGCAGATCTTGCAAAGGTCGTATCTCCCTcgtccgaactccaaatcggacgttctataTAGGAATCTTGATCTATTCAACGAGATCTATGGAATGGTGGAGTCCAATCTTTATTTGAAGCACTTTAATCTAACCGGTTTGACCGGTGGGCTCAACCGGTCTGGCCTGTTTGCACGGGGTGCTGATCTTCCCAAGGGCATAACTCTCTTATCCGAAGTTCAAATCGGACGTTCCATATATTCATTTCGATCGTCTCGGTGAGAACTATGCCATGGTGAAGTCGAATTTGCATTTTGAAAACTTTttccaaaccggtctgactggttgGAAGATCAGTCTGGACAGGTCTCATCAGGTCTTCCAGGTCCCGCCACTTTTGGACGCCAACAAGTTGTTATATGGGTTGTGTTAGGCCAAGTTACCTCAGTTTCTGAGCGAGTAGTAGTGTAGCGCCTTTAGTTGTTTCGTTTATTATATCAAAGTTGTGGTAAAGTGCGGCGCATCCTCTAGCTGTGTGGTTTTTGGTATTTTTCTTCTCCAAAAAATTGCAGTACTAAAACTTGCAGCGTTAGAgaatgacaaaaaaaattaagagtCATCATGGGCGCAACCCCGAAAGTTCAGTGTCTCTTGTGACGTTAAGCGCCGGCCCCCGCAGGCCGCAGCACAACGGCGTGGGACGAACAGAGGAAGATGTTTGCAGTTCCTGGACTTCCGGTACGACGCGCGCGTTCGGAAATCTGACTCCGCCGCACTCTCGAGTCTCGACAGGCGACTCCGATTCCCGCCGAGTCGGAACCGAGTTCGAGTGGCGAATCGCCACTCGGTTCAAAATGGCCGATTCGTAATCGGCTCCATGTGGCTATAAAGCAACGAACCATCCGCCATGAACCTCCGTTCCGAGGATCGATCCCATCGCTCACCCGCGACACCGCAGCCATGGGCAATCGCATCTCCGTGCGCATcatcgccgcgccggcggcagcgctcATCTTCCTCGCGCtgatcctcgtcgccggcgctgTGGGGACGCTGCATCACAACGGCAACATCACGTCGACACACGGCGTCGTCGTAAACGATCGGGCGATGAGGCCGCTTCCGCGCAAAATGCATGCTGTCGAGGCCGTCCAGCCGAAGAAAGAACCCATCAGCAACAGCCACGACGCGAGCCAGGGCGGCGAGCCGCTGCCGAGGGGCCTCGCGCACGACACGACCAACCTGGAGATGGAGGCGTCGTTGGCTGGCAACCCCGAGCGGAAGCACGAAGCCGCGGCGAAGCCCAAGAGCCTCCTGGCGATCCCCGTGGGGATCAAGAACAAGGCGGTGGTCGACAGGCTCGTCTCCAAGTTCCCCGCCGACGACTTCACCGTCATGCTCTTCCACTACGACGGCGCCGTGGAGCAGTGGGGCGACATGGAGTGGTCGGACCGCGCGATGCACGTGTCGGCGAAGGGCCAGACCAAGTGGTGGTTCGCCAAGCGGTTGCTGCACCCGGACGTGGTGGCGGAGTACGACTACGTCTTCGTCTGGGACGAGGACATCGAGGTCGACGCCTTCGACCCCGTCCGGTACCTCGACGTCGTGCGCAGGGAGGGTCTCGAGGTGTCGCAGCCGGCGCTCGACCGCCGATCCGAGATCCACCACTCCATCACGGCGAGAGCTCTCATCCAGACCGAGGACGGTGTGCACCGGCGCGTGACGAACTCGCGTTGCGGCGGCGACAGCAAGGCGCCGCCGTGCGCGGGGTGGGTGGAGGTGATGGTGCCAGTGTTCTCGCGGGCAGCGTGGCGGTGCGCGTGGCGGATGGTGCAGAACGACCTCATCCACGGCTGGGGGCTCGACTACAGGCTGGGATACTGCGCCCAGGGCGACCGCGACGTCAACGTCGGCATCGTTGACAGCGAGTACGTGCTCCACCGCGGCGTCCCCATGCTCAGCGACGGCGGCAAGGCCACGCCGTCGGCAGGGCGGGCCGCGGTGAGGTTGCGGTCGTTCAGGGAGATGCAGATATTCAACAGGAGGTGGGAGCAGGCCGCCGCGGAGGACGGATCCTGGATGGATCCTTACGCCGCACAGCCAGCGACGGCGAGCTCCAGATGACCGGCCGGCGCGCTCGTCAGCAGCACTGTCGGGGCTGATAATTGACTGATAGATGCATAGATTAACAGGTTTAGTCTAGAGATCTAGATGCAACTTTTTTAGGCCGCTTAGATGCATATATAATTGTTTTTGTAGACATGTACAAGTAAATGAATTTTGTAGGTAGTCCAAACTTCATGATGACCGGCAATAACAGTGTATTATGATTTGGGGGCGATCTGAATTCTGATTTCTGAAGCGTGAGAAGGGATGCGAAACCGTAGTGGGTAGATAGCCAATTGTTTCTCTGAGACCAGGAAAAATTCATACTCCCGTGTTAGCTTCACtcgcttccttttttttttctaaaaaaaaacatCTTACTATCTCCGTTCGATTTCAAAAGGTGtattaaaatttgaaaacatCTTTAGAGTTAGATTTTGACTACCAGTTTCTCTTAAATCCTCCAATAATCGAAGCTATATTAAAAGATATTTCATTATGGATCTACTGATATACTCCTACCAAGTAATTTTCATGCACTAAAACATGCATGTAATTTTTTATTAGTCAAAATTTATGACGTTCGACTTTTCAATTTCTTAAATCTACTAAAAAAACAGAGGAAGTAGCAGTTCCATGGGGCTACCCACAGAAAGATGATTTCACTGATTTCAGGGTTCCATTCTATACAAGACAGCAAACAGCATTTGCTACACTCTTTTCTTATCCACATACTGCTGTGTTCATTGCACTGACAGACTACACTTCCAGTGAACCAACTCTAAAGGAAGAAGCTGCAACAACAAACACACATCAGTCTGCAGGCAAACTTTGTATGCTAGAGTAACATTTACAGTTCTTTCTACACCTACACAGATATTACAGGCGGCGACTGAGTCACCTTTGCAAAGCATTCACTTGTTCCACGTCCCTCTTTCAGAGCTTGGTGCAAGCAAACATCCGCATACTTCCTGAAGGGGCCCTCAGATGTCTGCATTGATTCCAAATATGCGGACCTTGTGCATATTTGGCAGCTTTGCCACAACCAGCACGAAAACTGCCACTGTGTTGAGGAAAAACATTGGCTGCTTGTAGTCGGTCAAGTGTGATGCAATCAGGTACCTGAAAAAGAAGCATTTTAGGACATGTGTAACTTAATATGATCATATCAACTTGGTTTCAACAATAAGATGGTATTATTGATGACATGCAATGTTCCACCAATGTTGACTTCAAACCAAAGGAGTCAAAGGTGTCAATGCTAGGTAAGGGAATCAAAGATCTAAGTTATATAAAAAAGCAACACAGAACCAGAATACAATTAACACAACAAAAAAGAAGCCGATTTCCTTCTCATGAGATGAGATGCTCAATTATGGCACCTAGTTTAACAAAATATATAACTAACAGAGTAACAATACAAAAAAAGTGCAACAAAATGTCCAGATTCAACAACCTTTGCTGCAAAGGCGGATACTAACTCTGACGAGACATAAGCCAAACTCTACattctttggaaaaaaaaacatagttcTATCTTATTTCACCATTTGGATCACAATGATCAAATTAGTCCTTGAAGAAATATGAGCAACTGGATAAATACTAGAAGAGAAATTTCCCTTACATTCAGGTTTGGCACATCGGATGAGTTTACTAAATACTAACATATAATGCATCCACTAGAaacattttgcaaaatgttCTATAAAGTGTTCTGCCCATTCTCTGATGTATGAAACTTTCCGTTGGATAACAAGCAGAGACTTATGCACAAACCTAGTTTCAAAAGGTAGTCTGACGGACATGTAAACATATAGGTTTGCAAATAAATCCACCCAAAAATGGATTAGATAAGCACAAAATGCAATATTATTATTCGACAATGTTCATCAATGTGATACCATTCAGCGAAAACTTTGTCTCCACACTGTCAAGTAACTTTTGCAGCGTACAATTCATTATGATGATGGAACTTACAGAACCACAGGAACCACAGTCAAAAACTTTCTGTTCCGAGTAAGCTGCTGGCCATTGTCAATTTGCTCCCACCATGTCAATCGGCTGTAGATGCCCTGGTCATCAGCAGCAAACGGTGTTCCTTTCTTCCAATGAAAGAAGTGATAAGTGATCTGAAAATAGAACAGTTTCAGTGGGCTAACAGAATATCAATAAGTAAGGTTTTAATCATAAACTAAAGAACTCGAACTCTTTTATTTAAGTATGTGTGGTATACACAACCCACATGTTTGTCTAAGACTAGAGCAAAAGATATTGGAAAAACAGGAAGGTATGCCATCAACTTGGGTTAATAACAGAACAAACTTTCTTGTGACATGAAAATACAAATTTGTTCAAATACATCTCCCTAGCCCAGCAAGACATATGATGTCTTCAGCCCAAGGTGATAATAGCCAACCCATAATCTACAAACTTCATCTTTAGGACACCATGACAGCTGCCAGTCCAAATATTAGTTAAGGCACATTATACAACTCAGCGCTTGGCATGTGAACCTTGTCCTGTAGCAgtcaaatgctttcttgttcTAGAAACCAAACAAAAGCTCATCAACTAGTTGGTCTTTCATAGTACACATAGATGGACCTTTCAATAGTCAATATCTGATTACAATATGTTCTGCATAAACTAGGAAATGGTAGGATGGCATGCTGGTTCTGACTTTTGTACAAAACCTCCTCCATTCCACACTCAATAAGTGGGGAATAAAATCTACGATAAATTAACTAAAAACCTAGATTCATAAAGGCGGTTTATACTAACATCTCTCTCGAAAAATCTAGTGAAGCGCATCTTCTATGACTTCTGTTTATTCTTAAGAATCCATGGGGATGGTATGAGCAAGCAATTTAATTGTAGATTCCCCCATCACTCAAATCATCCAGTCATCCACCAATCCCACCTTGGCTCCATGTCATACCCGAGTCTCGAAGAAGATTCTCCACTTATCCCTTTTTCGCTAAGCAAGAATATTCTCACATAGTACTTCACTAGCCAGAACCAATCATATCCTAGTCAAGCCTGAAAGGCTAGGAACAGTTAGGAGAGCAGAAAGAGCTCCTAATTCAGCAGATCGAAGCTACAGGGGCTAATTAACGAGTGCAAGAGAGAACCAGACGAACCAATCCTGCAGATACGGCGGTTGGAAGCAACCCAATTTGTGTAAGAAAGGAACAGACCACAAAAACAGAGAGCACGCGCCATCGAGATCCGCGGATAAGGTGGGGATTGGGGACTTACGGCGAAGTGCGCGAGGTTGACGACGGTCCAGGCCGCCCCCGGGGAGCAGCCGGAGACGGAGAGGACGAGGAGCCAAGCGAAGAAGAGAAGCAGGATGTAGGTGGTCCAGACGCCCGGGTACATGAACCACTCGGTGTTCTTGTTGACgtccaccggcggcgccgcctccacgTAGTAGGGCTCCCCTCTCCGGCCCATCTTCGCTCCCCGACCTCggtcgacggcggccggcggatcGTCGGATCTCGGGGCTTCCGCGGGGCGTGCGCGTGCTGTGCCGGACGCGTGCGGCGTGCGTGTgactgacggcggcggcgtgcgcggaCGATGCGGTGGTGCGGAAATGGATGGCGGCTGCGTTCGGCTTGGTGGTTTGGGTTGGGTGCGGTGCTCCGCTTGCTCGTGAAGTCGTGATACCGCTGTCTGATCCAGTGGGCAAGTATCTCAATTCTCAAATCTTCTGGATTGTTCCACCGCCGACTTGGCGATATTAGCTGATTGGGAAGTGGGATGAATCACTTTCTCAGCTAAAATATGTCGGCGATATTAGCTGACTGGCGAAGTTGGGATGAACACTTTCTTTGCTTAAATACGACCTTAACGTTTTTATAGTTCGGGGTGAAAATAGTTAACATAAATTTTAAATCGATTGCTTTCATTTTCTGCATTATGATAATGTTTACGATCATTTCAGTTTATAGCAAAACATAAAAATTGTAAGGTTGGCCTAATTTATAGTCTTCTTTTACCATTcttgtatttatttatttcatagTAAATATGAGAAAATCCGATTTGATCATTTTGTTTTGACACCATTTTTGATAGTTTTTATCCCTATATTTTAGTAAAGCAATGCTATAGCAATGGCCATTGAGTGTATTGTTGGAAAAATCTGGATCTCATTATAATACTCGGACTTGATTTTTACAGTTCAAGTGAATATAATTTACTCtcttcatttcaaattatagatcagtTTAGCTTTATTCAAGTCAGCTTATCtaactttgatcaaatttatagaaaagcaTAGTTACATTTACGATACAAAATAAATGCATTatgaaaaatatacttttatagCCTATATAGTGAAACTAGTTCGATATTTGTAGGCATTTATGtatattttctataaacttgattaaaattaaaaaataataattttgaacaaaaataaaatgacTTCGAATCTAGCAGGGCTATTCTTTTTCGAAAACTTacttaaaaataattattagacACGATTAAAATTTTGTGCTTTACCAATATTTTTTGCATATAGTGCATAGATTTTGAACTTATATTGAGtcccattcaaatccaagtcaAGAAATAACCAATGCACAAAACCTAATGCGACTATCAAATCGGCTTGAACTTGTTATTAAGTTTTCGACAAGAGCTCATCGTATATGCCGTCGTTCTATGTTGGCCCATAGTATCTTAGGCCACTGGAATAAACGGTATACCATTAACTTTTCACTCCTTCGGGACAAGAACTCCTGCTTGATGCTGGAACAAAATGTGGCAGGAACCTAACGAGAAGGATCTGCTCGGCATCTAAATCCTTTTTCGCGTCTGTATAGTTAAATATTTCATGCATGTTTTCTCAGAAATGTTAGATGTCACACGGGATGGAACGGATTACATCAAGGACAAGTAGCAGCATCAGTGTGCAAAGGAAATTGATACTGGACATGTGTCGAGGTCTTCTTAAGTTAGGTGCTTCAGAATTTTCTTCCTTTCAAAAACTTCAAAATCATTCTCCTAAAAATTGTCGAATTATTattaaatttgaaaaaaaaatctttgtggCGCTTAGAATTAGTGGAACAAAATAAAATTCAATatggatattttttatttttctaaatgTTGGAATATTTAGCTAATTTTTTTCTCCTGaaactaaaatatttttctCGTGAAGTTGGAACAGATTTCATGAATCTAGAAcgattttttttgtaaatttaGAATATCTGTTCTAGCTTCATAAAACATATTCTTTGAGAAAATGACATCCAGACAAACTAAGTGTGGTCTTATATTATAGGGTAGTAGTAATGGATGGCGGTAGCTTCAACCATCGGTAGTAGGTTGTAGCAGCGGATGTGGTGGCCTGGAAATTAAAGCAATGCACAAGCATGAAGGCTATGGTTTGGTCACAGCTTAACTTcttaaagaaaatggaaaatgcCATATTCTAGTGATCTGTCTACTGTCTTTGAATCTCTCTCCCAGTATGTATACTTTCTGGTCAAACATTACGGTAGGAAAATGCATTACACTGCATGTACAAT harbors:
- the LOC117846363 gene encoding uncharacterized protein: MGRRGEPYYVEAAPPVDVNKNTEWFMYPGVWTTYILLLFFAWLLVLSVSGCSPGAAWTVVNLAHFAITYHFFHWKKGTPFAADDQGIYSRLTWWEQIDNGQQLTRNRKFLTVVPVVLYLIASHLTDYKQPMFFLNTVAVFVLVVAKLPNMHKVRIFGINADI
- the LOC117844117 gene encoding uncharacterized protein, coding for MGNRISVRIIAAPAAALIFLALILVAGAVGTLHHNGNITSTHGVVVNDRAMRPLPRKMHAVEAVQPKKEPISNSHDASQGGEPLPRGLAHDTTNLEMEASLAGNPERKHEAAAKPKSLLAIPVGIKNKAVVDRLVSKFPADDFTVMLFHYDGAVEQWGDMEWSDRAMHVSAKGQTKWWFAKRLLHPDVVAEYDYVFVWDEDIEVDAFDPVRYLDVVRREGLEVSQPALDRRSEIHHSITARALIQTEDGVHRRVTNSRCGGDSKAPPCAGWVEVMVPVFSRAAWRCAWRMVQNDLIHGWGLDYRLGYCAQGDRDVNVGIVDSEYVLHRGVPMLSDGGKATPSAGRAAVRLRSFREMQIFNRRWEQAAAEDGSWMDPYAAQPATASSR